The Psychroflexus sp. ALD_RP9 region ATGGTAAGATTTGGATTTTTTCTAAATCAGATATAACCTTATTATTGCCAAGTTCGCTAAAAAGTGGCTATACGACTAAAAACATTCCTATTAATAATGAAAGTAGACGTCAAATATCTGGTTATGAAAATGTTAGTTTAGTGGCGCCTGATAGTTATCTGCTAGGCAGTAGTAATGGATACTTAAAACTTAATCTTAGTGATTTTGAGCGACCAAAAGCTGAAGTAAACTTGAGCAAAATTGTAGTATCTTCTAAAAACAAGGACACATCATTTGTAGCAACTGCTAGTAGTAACATCTTTAAAAATAAGCATAATGATGTTGCGTTTTTTTTTACTGCCTATAATTATCAGTCAGTCTTTAAAAGTGAATACCAGTACAAGTTAGATAACTATAGTAATAAATGGAGTGAATGGCAACCTGATGGTCAAGTCAACTTTAAAAACTTACCTTACGGTAAGTACACATTTAAATTGAGATCTAGAATTGGAAAAGGAAACCTAAGCGATGTGGTCAGCTATAAGTTTGAGATTAAAAAACCCTTCTATCTAACAAATAAAATGATGATTTTATATGCTTTCGTATTGATAGGCATGGGCTTTTTTATTAATTTTCTATATAAACTCTATTATAAAAAGCAAAAAAGGCAACTACAAGATAAGCTTAAAAACGATCTCGAATTAAAAGAGCTTGAGTCACAACGAAAAATTATGCGTATAAAAAACGAAAAACTTGAGCAGGATATTGATAATAAAAATAGAGAGTTAGCTATTTCGACAATGAGTTTAATAAAGAAAAATGAATTTTTAGCTTCAATTAAAAAAGACCTAAAAGAGGTTAAAGCTAATAAGGGAAAGCAGCTAGATCATGTTCTTAAAACAATTAATAAGAATTTGAACAATTCCGATGATTGGAGTTTTTTTGAAGAAGCTTTTAACAATGCTGATAAAGATTTTCTCAAGAAAATCAAGTCTAAGCATCCTTCTTTAACACCAAACGATTTAAGGCTTTGCGCATACTTACGCTTAAACTTATCTTCTAAAGAAATTGCACCGCTCTTTAATATTTCAACTAGAAGTGTAGAAGTAAAACGATACCGATTACGAAAAAAAATGGATTTAGATAGAAACGCTAGTTTAACTAACTATATTTTAGAACTTTAATTATTTAGTAAACAGAATAATTTTTAAAAGCAGTACGATCAATTTTAAACCTCTAAGTTAAAGAGCCAAACACTTTTATTAGAAAAACTGATGTTTAAAATAAATCACCTTTTTGTAAAGTTAATACATCTAAAATCTAATTTAAATCTAGAACAGATGATGTGACCAACCAATTACCTAATTAGTCACAGCTTAAGTTTCTTCCGTAAATATTCTAAAATCTCTATTAGCTAAATCTATACGAAAACGATTGCGTAGCTAGGCTGTTTTCCTTTCAATCGAAATGTAAAAGCAATAAATATCACCTTTACAAATCATATTTGAAACTATACATTACCTATACAAACCCTATAATTTGTTTATAAATTTAAAAATGTAATAATAATGGATATTTCTTATAATCAAGCTTTACACTGTTTTTTTAAAGATATGTCAATAATTATGTTTTTATATTGCGATGTATATTTTTTGTAGTGTAATATTTTAAGAATAATTGAACTAAATCCTTTAAGTTTGATTTCTATGAATTTCTTAAATTCTTTAACATGAAAAAATTTGCATTCTTTTTTGCCTGTTTACTATTCTCAACATTAAGTTTTTCCCAAGGCCATAATGTCGAAATAATTTCAAATAATCAAGGCATGAAATTGAAAGTCGACGGTAAAGACTTTATTATTAATGGTATGAACTGGGATTACTTTCCAAGAGGAACGAATTTCAATTACAGTCTTTGGAATCAATCAGACGAGTTAATCAAAGCTGCACTTGATTCAGAAATGGGTCTACTTAAAAATATGGGTGTTAATACCATAAGATTGTACACAGGAATCCAACCAAAATGGATAACCTACATTTATGAAAATTACGGCATCTATACCATGTTAAACCACTCTTTTGGTAGGTATGGTCTTACAATTGATGGCGTTTGGACGCCAGTTACTAAATATGATGATGCAGCAACAGAAAAGTTACTACTTTCAGAGGTAGAGCAGTTAGCTTCGCAATATAAAAATACACCTGGTTTACTTCTTTTTCTTCTCGGTAATGAAAATAACTACGGTTTATTCTGGGCAGGAGCTGAAACTGAAGATTTTCCAGATGAAGAAGATCAAAAGAGAGCAGTAGGTGAAAATAGAGGTCGCCCAATGTACAAGCTTATGAATGAAGCTGCTGTGAGAATGAAGCAGATTAATGATAAGCTACCTGTTGCTATTTGTAATGGTGACTTGCTTTTTCTTGATATCATAGCAGAGGAATGTCCTGATGTAGATATTTACGGAACAAATATGTACAGAGGCGCTTCTTTTGGTGATGCCTTTGAAAGAGTTAAGAATGAATATGGCAAACCTATTCTTTTCACAGAATTCGGAGCTGATGCTTTTAATGCCATAGAAAATCAAGAAGATCAAAAATCCCAAGCCTACTATATGGTAGAGAATTGGGAAGAAATTTATAAAAACGCTGCAGGTCTCGGTTTAGCCGAAAACTCAATTGGCGGTTTTACATTCCAGTTTAGCGACGGTTGGTGGAAATACGGGCAAACTGATAATCTAGATGTACATGATAGCAACGCGTCATGGTCTAATGGTGGTTATGAAAGAGATCATGTTGAAGGCCAGAATAATATGAATGAAGAGTGGTTTGGCGTCTGTGCAAAAGGACCAACTAATGCACGAGGTTTATACGATCTTTACCCAAGAGCTGCTTACTATGCACTTAAAGAAGCGCATAAAGTCAATCCTTATGAAGAAGGCGTTAACCTCAACTTTGTTGATAACTATTTTAATAATATTCAATTAATGGAAGCTGTTTTAAAAGCACGAGGTGATAAGGCTGCACTTGGTGGTGGAAGCTCTGAAAAAATAAGTATTAGTAGATTATCAGCTCAATTTACAACTTTTAACACAGGTGGAAGTTTAATTACAACACCAGATAACCCAGATCCGGATAGTAATGCCTACCCAAATCAACTTGGCTTTGACCATATGCAATCTTATTTTGTTGGAATTGAAGGCAGACCAGCACCTAACATGAGAGCTAATGTCGACTTTAATATTGTTGGTCGTATAGCTCAAAATCCAATCGATGAAATATTTTATGAAAATAGAACCAGACCAATTACGGTGGCATCACCTGATGGTGAAACCGTTATTAATGATAATAATCGCGTTGCTGTTTATCAAGCAGAATACGAGTGGAAAGCCAAACATTTCGATTTAAGAGGTTTTTACAGAACTGGCCACTATCATTGGGGTTACGAGGGTGATTTCTTCGGCTTATACCCTGAGGCCAACTATGGCCCTAACTTAGATATTTATGGTGGTGAAATTTCAGGTTTCGAAGTTGATGGAAAAGGCGTGGCTAAAGGTTTTAAAGCTGCTTTTGGACCTCAACTTTGGTGGGGAGCTAACCCTACTGCGCTTTTTAAATATTCAA contains the following coding sequences:
- a CDS encoding glycosidase — encoded protein: MKKFAFFFACLLFSTLSFSQGHNVEIISNNQGMKLKVDGKDFIINGMNWDYFPRGTNFNYSLWNQSDELIKAALDSEMGLLKNMGVNTIRLYTGIQPKWITYIYENYGIYTMLNHSFGRYGLTIDGVWTPVTKYDDAATEKLLLSEVEQLASQYKNTPGLLLFLLGNENNYGLFWAGAETEDFPDEEDQKRAVGENRGRPMYKLMNEAAVRMKQINDKLPVAICNGDLLFLDIIAEECPDVDIYGTNMYRGASFGDAFERVKNEYGKPILFTEFGADAFNAIENQEDQKSQAYYMVENWEEIYKNAAGLGLAENSIGGFTFQFSDGWWKYGQTDNLDVHDSNASWSNGGYERDHVEGQNNMNEEWFGVCAKGPTNARGLYDLYPRAAYYALKEAHKVNPYEEGVNLNFVDNYFNNIQLMEAVLKARGDKAALGGGSSEKISISRLSAQFTTFNTGGSLITTPDNPDPDSNAYPNQLGFDHMQSYFVGIEGRPAPNMRANVDFNIVGRIAQNPIDEIFYENRTRPITVASPDGETVINDNNRVAVYQAEYEWKAKHFDLRGFYRTGHYHWGYEGDFFGLYPEANYGPNLDIYGGEISGFEVDGKGVAKGFKAAFGPQLWWGANPTALFKYSTNIAKWDVTGIYHRDIETDLEFDENGRRVLDLNQVRSGVIPPWPTERAAIALERDFGKFGLTLGGVWSGSPLNGSSYQDVRGTPGNYTVLVDKIKPEDNWGGKAKITYEGGKFNWYAQGAVMGLIANTGADQTQTFTGWRLKDSGSGNQSNFLSGFTYNIGKWQIAPNFLWQKPLVGPMPRGIDAPGRLRNIIDDPFAVRSNRETTAGELLLTFDPTPGTWMYEWNNDRAEDATFAMSAGFVYRHHPTAMDGHIGFLADRTFFAFPDSAPAEDLWEAHTRMVSKLTPDLGFIGNFYYGNGQANGDDPRLIKRFGGDIRMIYKKVKAQAMVKVNDWGPFDYHRDFNLTFPLQLMLDVSTTLAKPDWFMLPSTKIGIRGTWRSLDQNSPRYAPATPPENVFPPQPVLSAVGFPNGSEWEIRTYIHINIGK